From the Lampris incognitus isolate fLamInc1 chromosome 6, fLamInc1.hap2, whole genome shotgun sequence genome, one window contains:
- the sall1b gene encoding sal-like protein 1, giving the protein MSRRKQKKPQHVQLNSSSFVDYMDDFHVCLERTSTIDHYAHVCNQCCAEFSVLSDLEQHQKDCSPNPIVLIVDETNNRLSCGKACPRASLLASSSEEQDKTVKHSEMEDCNTPSQDKTGGSMEFMDCSSNKSGHIRLGGQVFTAGSQDNNSHVNSRIHKTHNVLRYSVHPAPLPQPGNSSEQEGFCWINSNVILENLESTKVAVAQFSHQAQSDVCLSRNGKMAAASLLEQLLALQIQQIHQLQLIDQIRHQVLLFASQKVEKPDVAISCSQESSSLKSANRLTTLSCHLSQQLAAAAGIAKYLATHSASIDDFQQLGATEQLHQSHLGNGDALFTNESLQNVGKLVTSAIHKQLPQNQFMLSGHSISGFNFVSQNKMSSLAVCTDSFIKKTSDGLHLPQASSTSQQIAYNSIPNIGAIVEDLDALTALAQQRKYKSSNMTLSELKTSSRDTFFKHRCRFCAKAFGSESALKIHLRSHTGERPYKCNICGNRFSTRGNLKVHFQRHKERYPHIQMNPYPVPEQLDSIPTRTGISYSTPMPPENPVTHQPDSHQSPIFMTSGPLLPLDKSKLNSLIKKEENYVSNPTSCSQGILYFDSKVKPTQTTELTETGQGSTVTMNLRREDVKSSLSHVSQAMIKLEKANDLTSNDNSSTHANYYSFEASHPLKICQSSKIQQQVENIDKRVSDQNECVICHRILSCQSALRMHYRTHTGERPYQCKVCSRAFSTKGNLKTHQAVHRSTPLLRVHHSCPICQKKFISAVVLQQHVCMHMNGQIPNASLLHQTRQKSMDCSEGFVDSKKQKNLKDFCNDVNKCFRGNGFSKFNSLSSSLSSSLDKSPFETIKKTSCHGPSRKLQLNWIKAEREERMIEESFHTYTPQPVESDQCTGGLFSQCSAYKRSLSSSRQASGHFDSIKFEEPFQSQVHSTAVASSDQKSFNHVINTPYLIHNLREKGILKNTVCDLCGKNFACQSALDIHYRSHTKERPFTCTTCNRGFSTKGNLKQHMLTHQMRDLPSRLFEPTNPKTASNHSPSAVYSGSPVLKKETDAFLNTSIGMGRNPPSGLWSSLVLTSTAHATMPPRRMPKQHSCKTCGKTFSSTSALQIHERTHTGEKPFACTVCKRAFTTKGNLKVHMGTHMWNSVPTRRGRRLCIDGSLVLTGSRPVKLPEPPQKNSALMSVNGDLIYHGNQLLDPLSMDLASDHSVMQNVGVPFLSGQMGLKERSPVKGTNVGLCKQYADQADTHINHVKNNSGKGTYFGFASFSKDRKEMVAS; this is encoded by the exons CAATAGTTCTGATTGTGGATGAAACCAATAATAGGCTCTCCTGTGGCAAAGCTTGCCCCAGAGCCTCACTACTAGCCAGCTCATCAGAGGAGCAGGATAAAACAGTCAAACACTCTGAGATGGAAGactgcaacacaccatcacaggacaAAACAGGAGGGAGCATGGAATTCATGGATTGTTCTAGCAACAAAAGTGGCCACATTAGGTTGGGTGGCCAGGTTTTCACCGCCGGTAGCCAGGATAATAACAGCCATGTCAATAGCAGAATACACAAGACACACAATGTCTTACGTTACTCAGTTCACCCAGCACCATTACCTCAACCTGGCAACTCGTCCGAACAGGAAGGATTCTGCTGGATAAACAGCAATGTCATCCTTGAAAATCTTGAGAGCACTAAAGTGGCTGTGGCCCAGTTTTCACATCAGGCTCAGTCAGATGTCTGCCTCAGCAGAAATGGTAAGATGGCTGCTGCCTCTCTTCTGGAGCAGCTCCTGGCTCTGCAGATACAGCAGATCCACCAGTTGCAGTTAATTGATCAGATTCGTCACCAGGTTCTGCTGTTTGCTTCTCAGAAAGTTGAGAAACCAGACGTGGCCATCAGCTGCTCTCAGGAATCCTCATCCTTAAAATCTGCCAATCGGCTCACAACTCTCAGCTGTCATCTGTCTCAGCAGTTAGCTGCAGCTGCTGGTATAGCCAAGTACCTTGCAACCCACTCAGCTAGCATTGATGACTTTCAGCAATTAGGGGCAACAGAGCAATTACACCAAAGTCATCTGGGTAATGGAGATGCACTTTTTACCAATGAATCATTACAAAATGTTGGAAAGCTTGTGACCTCAGCAATTCACAAGCAACTTCCACAAAACCAGTTCATGCTCTCTGGTCACTCCATCAGTGGATTCAATTTCGTGTCCCAAAATAAAATGTCCTCTTTAGCAGTTTGCACAGATAGCTTCATCAAAAAGACATCTGATGGCTTGCATTTACCCCAGGCATCATCTACCAGTCAGCAGATTGCTTATAATTCTATACCAAATATTGGTGCAATTGTGGAGGATCTAGATGCTTTGACTGCCTTGGCCCAACAGAGAAAATATAAATCTTCTAATATGACCCTATCTGAACTCAAGACCTCTTCAAGAGATACTTTCTTCAAACACAGATGCAGATTTTGTGCCAAAGCATTTGGGAGTGAGAGTGCCTTGAAAATCCATTTACGTTCACACACTGGAGAGAGGCCATATAAATGCAACATCTGTGGCAATAGATTCTCCACCCGTGGAAACTTGAAAGTGCACTTTCAAAGACACAAAGAGAGGTATCCCCACATACAAATGAATCCTTATCCTGTTCCAGAGCAACTGGACAGCATCCCAACCAGGACTGGGATTTCTTACAGCACGCCCATgccaccagagaatccagttACACATCAGCCTGATAGCCATCAATCCCCAATCTTTATGACTTCTGGCCCATTGCTGCCATTAGATAAATCTAAATTGAACTCGCTCATCAAGAAAGAGGAGAATTATGTTTCAAATCCAACTTCCTGTAGTCAAGGCATTCTTTACTTTGATTCAAAGGTAAAGCCAACACAGACCACTGAGCTAACAGAGACTGGCCAGGGAAGCACAGTGACAATGAATCTTAGAAGAGAAGATGTGAAGTCATCCCTGAGCCATGTCTCTCAGGCAATGATCAAGCTAGAAAAAGCAAATGATCTCACAAGCAATGATAACTCATCTACCCATGCAAATTATTATTCTTTTGAGGCGAGCCATCCACTGAAAATATGCCAGAGCTCCAAAATTCAGCAGCAAGTCGAGAACATTGATAAGAGGGTGTCAGACCAAAATGAATGTGTCATCTGCCACCGTATACTTAGTTGCCAAAGTGCCCTAAGGATGCACTACCGGACACATACAGGGGAGCGTCCCTATCAATGTAAAGTTTGCAGCCGAGCCTTCTCCACCAAAGGAAACCTCAAAACACATCAGGCTGTTCATCGATCAACACCTCTGCTGAGAGTTCATCACTCATGCCCCATATGCCAAAAGAAGTTCATCAGTGCTGTGGTCTTGCAGCAGCATGTCTGCATGCATATGAATGGCCAGATCCCCAATGCTTCCCTCTTACACCAAACACGTCAAAAGTCAATGGATTGTAGTGAAGGATTTGTGGACAGTAAGAAACAGAAGAACTTGAAAGACTTTTGTAATGATGTCAACAAATGCTTCAGGGGCAATGGCTTCTCCAAGTTTAATTCCTTGTCCAGTAGTTTGTCCTCATCTTTGGATAAAAGTCCCTTTGAGACAATAAAGAAGACAAGCTGCCATGGGCCAAGTAGGAAGCTGCAGTTGAACTGGATAAaggcagagagggaggagagaatgATCGAGGAAAGTTTTCATACATACACACCCCAACCAGTTGAGAGTGACCAATGCACTGGGGGACTGTTTTCTCAATGTTCAGCTTACAAACGCTCTCTGTCATCAAGTAGGCAAGCATCGGGTCATTTTGATTCTATAAAATTTGAAGAGCCATTCCAGAGCCAGGTTCACTCAACTGCTGTTGCATCCTCTGACCAAAAGTCATTTAACCACGTTATCAATACTCCGTACTTAATTCACAATCTCCGTGAAAAGGGCATCTTAAAGAACACTGTCTGTGATTTATGCGGGAAGAATTTTGCCTGTCAAAGTGCTTTGGATATCCATTATAGAAGCCATACCAAAGAAAGACCATTTACCTGCACCACATGCAACAGAGGCTTCTCTACCAAGGGAAACCTCAAACAGCATATGCTTACACATCAAATGAGGGACCTCCCATCACGCCTCTTTGAACCGACAAATCCTAAAACTGCATCCAACCACAGCCCCTCCGCAGTGTATAGTGGCTCACCAGTCTTAAAGAAAGAGACAGATGCTTTTCTGAACACCTCCATTGGAATGGGCAGGAATCCTCCTAGTGGTTTATGGAGCTCATTGGTTTTGACATCCACAGCacatgccaccatgccacctcgaAGAATGCCAAAGCAGCACAGCTGCAAGACCTGCGGAAAGACCTTCTCATCCACTAGTGCCCTGCAGATCCATGAGAGGACTcacacaggggagaagccattcgccTGCACTGTCTGCAAGCGGGCCTTTACAACCAAAGGAAACCTGAAG GTCCATATGGGTACTCACATGTGGAACAGCGTCCCCACAAGGAGAGGTCGCAGACTGTGTATAGATGGATCCCTGGTGCTTACGGGAAGCCGCCCTGTAAAACTCCCAGAGCCACCACAGAAGAATTCTGCACTTATGTCTGTCAATGGAGATTTGATTTACCATGGGAACCAACTTCTTGATCCTCTCTCCATGGACCTTGCCAGTGATCATTCGGTAATGCAGAATGTGGGTGTGCCTTTCCTCTCTGGGCAAATGGGGCTGAAGGAGAGGTCACCTGTTAAGGGCACCAATGTCGGACTGTGTAAACAGTATGCAGACCAGGCAGACACTCACATAAATCATGTGAAAAATAACTCTGGAAAGGGGACTTACTTCGGCTTCGCAAGTTTTAGCAAAGATAGGAAAGAAATGGTCGCCAGTTGA